A genomic window from Paenibacillus sp. FSL K6-0276 includes:
- a CDS encoding TerC family protein: protein MDWGLLLEYGWVLLVLVALEGLLAADNALVLAIMVKHLPDEERKKALFYGLAGAFVFRFGSLFVISYLVDIWQVQAIGAIYLLFIAGNHIFRKLLFKKPVTDEAAESGTDAAVSKKKSSFWFTVFKVEVADIAFAVDSILAAVALAVALPASGLPKIGGLDGGQFLVIFAGGFIGLVIMRFAASFFVKLLHTRPGLEIAAFFIVGWVGVKLAVITLAHPSLGVLSEDFAHSTWWKLTFYVVLVLIAAIGWFMSSKLEENVGENPVKEVDKQLN from the coding sequence ATGGATTGGGGATTATTATTAGAGTACGGCTGGGTATTGCTCGTTCTTGTAGCACTTGAAGGACTACTAGCCGCAGATAACGCACTGGTATTGGCAATTATGGTTAAACACCTTCCTGATGAGGAAAGAAAAAAAGCGCTATTCTACGGATTAGCCGGAGCCTTTGTGTTCCGCTTCGGTTCACTATTTGTCATCTCCTACCTGGTTGATATCTGGCAAGTACAAGCCATCGGCGCGATTTATTTATTATTTATCGCAGGGAACCATATCTTCCGAAAACTATTGTTCAAGAAACCAGTTACGGATGAAGCAGCTGAAAGTGGTACTGACGCTGCAGTCAGCAAAAAGAAATCTAGCTTTTGGTTTACTGTCTTTAAAGTAGAAGTCGCTGACATCGCCTTCGCGGTTGATTCCATTTTGGCTGCAGTTGCCCTCGCTGTTGCGCTTCCTGCAAGTGGTCTTCCAAAAATCGGGGGACTTGACGGCGGACAATTCCTCGTCATCTTTGCCGGTGGATTTATCGGTCTGGTCATTATGCGTTTCGCAGCTTCCTTCTTCGTTAAGCTGCTTCACACCCGTCCAGGACTTGAAATTGCAGCCTTCTTCATCGTAGGTTGGGTCGGAGTTAAGCTGGCCGTCATTACCTTGGCACACCCTTCACTTGGTGTTCTTTCCGAGGATTTCGCGCATAGCACTTGGTGGAAACTCACCTTCTATGTTGTACTCGTACTCATCGCTGCAATTGGTTGGTTTATGAGCAGCAAGTTAGAAGAGAATGTTGGGGAAAATCCAGTTAAAGAAGTAGATAAACAGCTCAATTAA
- a CDS encoding sensor histidine kinase produces the protein MLLKWLGYIYRMLSAPFKRTIRSKLIIIMLCISVIPIGVVTLLATENTRKVMEQEVIQSNLSKIAWSGEAVDKNFTQLNNLIYTILISPTLGEYTREEDGSLSDKFMLQRNVVNTITSIFYSGNNSLEEIQLYLKEKDKLFTINDMRDLIQTPTTEVPIWRDIVDQKADFIIKDDPGSAANFSLIRSINRFENKEKIGSIRFEVKWKMMDNALGLLNSEQESGVYIVDSGGKVMYQLKEGPVPAMKNVDLSAQGSGYVRTPEQYIFYHYLEPWGLTLIKVLPVSYINQSATMTQKYGLIVGVVSALLSALIAAFVAYRVSGPIIRLARSMSVLNWLKGEDASISNRQDEIGMLEMRFQTMSIRIREHIRNEYTINMEKQTAQLKALQAQINPHFLQNTLQLIGSMAFSKKPSDIYSVIQSLSEMFRYVIRDPEELTTIGMEIKHLNNYMNIQQQRYAGKLNYEVEISPVWEDCLVPKLTLHPLVENAFMHGFDRKKGSWNLKIQLIPHENGLLIQVQDNGMGISPARLEEVRTRLTEQLDPYWKSGNSIGLYNVGARIKLHFGEDYGILIDNNPAGGAWVSMYIPIVKVGGLNAD, from the coding sequence ATGCTTTTGAAATGGCTGGGCTATATCTATCGAATGCTGTCAGCGCCGTTCAAACGAACGATTCGCAGCAAGCTAATTATCATTATGCTTTGTATATCCGTTATTCCGATTGGGGTGGTGACTTTGCTGGCCACTGAAAATACACGTAAAGTGATGGAACAGGAGGTTATACAGTCTAATCTGTCCAAAATCGCCTGGTCTGGCGAAGCCGTGGACAAAAATTTCACGCAGCTCAATAATCTGATCTACACTATCTTAATCAGTCCGACGCTCGGTGAGTATACGAGGGAAGAAGACGGCAGTCTGTCGGACAAGTTCATGCTTCAGCGGAATGTGGTTAACACGATTACGTCGATTTTTTATTCCGGTAATAACAGCCTAGAGGAGATTCAGCTTTATTTAAAAGAAAAGGACAAGCTGTTCACGATTAATGATATGCGTGACCTTATTCAAACACCGACCACGGAAGTTCCCATCTGGCGCGATATCGTGGATCAAAAGGCTGATTTTATTATAAAAGACGATCCAGGTTCAGCGGCTAACTTTAGCCTTATCCGTAGTATTAATCGGTTTGAGAACAAAGAAAAAATTGGTAGTATCAGGTTTGAAGTGAAGTGGAAAATGATGGACAATGCACTCGGCCTCTTGAATTCGGAGCAGGAGTCCGGCGTATACATCGTCGATTCCGGTGGCAAGGTGATGTATCAGCTTAAGGAAGGGCCAGTTCCGGCCATGAAGAATGTTGATCTGTCCGCACAAGGAAGTGGTTACGTTCGTACGCCGGAGCAATATATTTTTTATCATTATCTGGAGCCGTGGGGACTGACCTTAATCAAGGTACTGCCTGTTAGCTATATTAATCAAAGTGCAACGATGACCCAAAAATACGGTCTGATCGTCGGAGTTGTCTCCGCACTATTGTCGGCCTTGATTGCAGCATTTGTCGCCTATAGAGTGTCAGGACCGATTATCCGTCTGGCAAGATCAATGAGCGTACTGAACTGGCTAAAGGGAGAAGATGCGTCTATCTCGAATCGACAGGACGAAATCGGCATGCTGGAGATGAGATTCCAGACGATGTCTATCCGGATTCGTGAGCATATTCGAAATGAATACACCATCAACATGGAGAAGCAGACCGCGCAGTTGAAAGCGCTGCAAGCGCAGATCAATCCTCATTTTCTGCAAAATACTCTCCAGTTGATTGGGAGCATGGCATTTTCTAAGAAACCAAGTGATATCTACAGTGTCATTCAGTCCCTAAGCGAAATGTTCCGCTACGTCATACGCGACCCGGAAGAGCTGACGACAATTGGAATGGAAATCAAGCACTTAAACAACTATATGAATATCCAGCAGCAGCGTTATGCGGGAAAGCTGAACTATGAAGTGGAAATCTCACCGGTATGGGAAGATTGCCTCGTACCGAAGCTGACTCTGCATCCCTTGGTGGAGAATGCTTTTATGCATGGCTTTGACCGGAAAAAGGGTTCCTGGAACCTAAAGATACAGTTAATTCCTCATGAGAATGGTCTGTTGATTCAAGTTCAGGATAATGGAATGGGGATATCTCCGGCACGGCTAGAGGAGGTTCGTACCCGGTTGACCGAACAATTGGACCCTTATTGGAAGAGTGGGAATTCGATTGGACTCTATAATGTGGGTGCCCGGATCAAGCTGCATTTTGGCGAAGATTACGGGATTCTTATTGATAATAATCCTGCGGGCGGTGCGTGGGTGAGTATGTATATTCCTATTGTGAAGGTTGGTGGTTTGAATGCAGATTAA